In the genome of Streptomyces sp. NBC_00259, the window TGGTGGTACTTGGCGAGCACCGCGAGCGGATAGCTTCCCACCTTGTTCGCCACGGAGCCGTCCGCCGCTATCCGGTCCGCCCCGATCAGCACGGCGTCGACCTCCCCGGCAACGAACAGCGATCCTGCCGCATTGTCGGTGAGCAGTGTGTACGACATCCCGCTCCGTGCCGCCTCGTACGCGGTGAGCCGGGCACCCTGCAGCAGCGGCCTGGTCTCGTCCACCCACAGCTTGCGGAGCCGGCCCGTCCGGTGCGCGGCGAGCGCCACCGCGAACGCCGTCCCTTCCCCGCCGGAGACCAGCCGCCCGGTGTTGCAGTGCGTCAGGATCCGGTGACTGCCGCCCGGCAGCAGCTCATCGAGCAGAACGAGGCCGTGCTGCGCCATCCGCTCGCTGGCCTCGGCATCCTCCCGGTGCAGCTCCCGCGCCACGGCCAGCACGGCGGCGGCCGCCTCCTGCGCGTCGGCACCCTTGCCGACCGCTTCCTCGTACGCACCGGCCGCGCGCCGCACGCCGTAGCCGAGGTTGACGGCGGTGGGCCGCGCCGTCTCCAGCAGGGCTGCCGCCTCCGCGACGTCGTAACCGCGGGCCGCCGCCAGCGCCACTCCATAGGCGCCGGCGATCCCGAGCAGCGGTGCCCCCCGCACGGCGAGCGTCCGGATCGCCTGCACCAGCGCCGGAACGTCGGTGCACACCAACTCGGCCTCTTCGGCGGGCAGCCTTCTCTGGTCCAGGAGAACCAGCACAGGACCTTCCGGAAGCTCGTCCCAGCGCAGTGAGGCGAGCCGCGGCGACTCCTCGCCGTCGCGGGTTTGTACGTACTGATCAGCCATCCGCCCAGTCTGCCCGCTGACGCACGCACAATGAAGGTGAGAAGGAGATCCATCGCCCGGCCCACCGGCGGGCGGCGCGTGGCACGATGGGCTGCCGGCCTCCGCCGTGACGTGCGGGGCAGGCGCCAATTTCCGGCCGGTTCGCCGAGCCGGCCCCACGACAGATCCATGAGGTGGACGACCGTGAACGACACTCCGGGCTGGGCCTCGCCCGGATCCTCCCCCTCCGACGGCCGGGACTCCGGAACACCCGGGCCCGCCGACGCTCCCGACGCCTCCTCGAAGTGGTCCAAGGAGCAGCCGCCCGCCGGCCGGTGGGCTCCGCCGACCGCTCAGGGCGGCGGGCCCGTGCCGCCGGCCGGCGGGCCGGGCTGGGGCAGCGGTCCGCAGCGCGGCGGCTGGGGGCAGCCGCCCGCCGCGAAGCCCGGGGTCATCCCGCTGCGCCCCCTGGGCGTCGGCGAGATCCTGGACGGCGCGGTGTCGACGCTGCGCGCCCATTGGCGCACGGTGCTGGGCATCACGATCACCGTCTCGGTCATCACCCAGATCTGCGACATCCTCATCCAGCGCTATCTCCTGCCGCAGCCGCCCGCGACGAACCCGGACGCCAGCCCCGAGGAAGCCCTCAGGCAGGCCATGGACCAGCTCAACGCGACGGTCATCGGGCTGGCGCCCGTCACGGCGATCACCTTGATCGCCACGCTCTTCACCACCGCGCTGCTGACCGTGGTGATCAGCCGCTCGGTCCTCGGCCGCCCCGTCACCCTCTCCGAGGCCTGGCGCGAGGCACGGCCCCGGCTGCTGCAACTCCTCGGCCTGACCCTGCTGCTGCCTCTGATCGCCGCGGTCGTGATGACCGTGGGGATGCTGCCGGGCCTGCTCCTGGGCTCCGGGGGCGGCGTCGCCCTCGCCGTTCTGGGCGGCTTCGCCGGTGCCGTCGTCACGCTCTGGCTGATGGTCCAGTTCGCCCTCGCGTCCCCCGCGCTCATGCTGGAGCGGCAGGGAGTGATCCAGTCGATGCGCCGCTCGGCCAAGCTGGTCCGCGGGGCGTGGTGGCGGACGTTCGGCATCCTGACGCTGACGCTGCTGCTGACGTTCCTCGTCTCGATGATCATCGCCATCCCGTTCAGCCTGATCGCCTACGCGGTCGACGGTGACGGCATCAGCGGGCTCTTCTCCGGCTCCGTCCCCGAGTTCGGCTGGCCGTTCCTGATCATCACCGGCATCGGTGCCGTGATCGCCTCGTCCATCACCTACCCGATCTCGGCCGGCGTCACGGTCCTCCTCTACGTGGACCAGCGCATCCGCCGCGAGGCTCTCGACCTCGAACTGGCCAGGGCGGCAGGCGTTCCCGGCTACGGCTCCACGTCCGCGGGCGCCGACACCTCCAGGAGCTGATGCGGTGTCCATCACGGGGGGCACGACCACGGCGCGAGTGATGTTCCGCGCGAATGACGACGTACCGGTGGACATCCCTCGCGTACCCGCCAGGGAGGCGGCGGAGCGCGAGCTGTCCAAGCCGATGTACCACGAGAACGACCCGAACCTCGTGGAACGGGGTCTCGACCGGTTCTGGGAGTGGCTCGGCGGCATCTTCGACGCCGCGGCGGGCGCCGCCCCCGGAGGTCCGCTCGGCCTCGTCGTCATCGTCCTGATCGTCATCGCCCTGGTCGCCGCCCTCTGGTGGCGGCTCGGCACCCCGCACCGCACCCTCACCACCGGCGACGCTCTCTTCGACGACCGCCCCCGAAGCGCCGCCCAGCACCGCGAGACCGCGGAGTCCCATGCAGCCGCCGGCAGATGGAGCCAGGCCGTCCAGGAACGGATGCGTGCCATCGTCCGCTCCCTGGAAGAGCGCGCTCTCCTCGACCCGCGCCCTGGCCGCACCGCCGACGAAGCCGCCGCGGACGCCGGCCGCCCCTTGCCCGCCCATGCGGACGCGCTCCGCGCGGCAGCCCGCACGTTCGACGATGTGACATACGGCGGACGCACGGCCGACCAGCAGGCGTATCTGCGTCTGCGGGATCTCGACGCCGATCTGGAGCGTGCCAAACCCCAGCTGAGCACCACGGCCCAAGGAGCCGCCGAATGACCGGGGCCATGGCCGGCGCCACTTCGGTGTCCCCGACCTCCCGCCAGATCTGGACGCGCAGCCGTGGCGTCCTGCTCGTGCTCGGCATCCTCATCGTGGCCGGATTCGTCATCGCCGTCGTCCGCTCCGGGGACGAGCACGGGCGCCTCGACCCGCGGTCCGCCGACCCCAACGGCAGCCGCGCCGTCGCCGAACTGCTCAAGGCCCGAGGTGTCAGCACGCGCGTGGTCACCACCCTCGACGAGGCCACCGCCGCCGCGGGTCCCGACACCACGCTGCTGGTCGTCACCCCCGACTTGCTGACCGGCCGTCAACAGGACGCCCTGCGCACGGCGATGGATTCCTCCGGCGGCCGTACCATGCTCGTCGCACCCGGCCCGCCCTCCGTCGGCACGCTCGCCCCCGGAGTAACGGCGGACAGGCCCGCGCCCGTCTCCGCCCGCGACCCGCAATGCGCCTTCCCGGCCGCCCGGCGTGCCGGAAGCGTCGACATCGGCGGTGAGCGCTACGCCACCGACGAGACCGCCGGCACCGACGCCTGCTACCTCAGCGACGGCCTCCCCAGCCTGCTCAGGATCAACGACGCGGCAGACGGCGACACCGTCCTGCTCGGCTCCCCCGACCTCCTCTACAACGAGCGGCTCGCCAAGGAAGGCAACGCCTCGCTCGCCCTTCAACTGCTCGGTTCCCGGCCTCATCTCGTCTGGTACCTCCCCTCTCCCAGTGATGGATCCGCCGCCGGCGACGACGCCACCGGCGACGACCGCGGTGAAGCGGCCGGCGAGAGCGGCATCGGTGGACTGATCCCTTCCGGATGGCTCTGGGGCACGCTCCAGCTCGCCTTCGCCGCCGTGCTCGCCGCCGTCTGGCGTGCACGCCGGCTCGGGCCGCTGGTGACCGAACGGCTCCCCGTCGCCGTCCGCGCCTCCGAGTCCACGGAAGGCCGGGCCCGCCTCTACCGCAAGGCCAACGCCCGCGACCGCGCCGCCTCCGCCCTCCGCCAGGCCACCCGGACCCGGCTCGCCCCTCTCCTGGGTGTCAGCGCCGCTGACGCCCACTCACCCGATGCCCTCCTGCCGGCCGTCTCCGCGCATCTTCACGACGGCGACCGCGACCTGCGGGCTCTGCTCTTCGGCCCGGCACCCGCCGACGACGCCGCCCTCATCCGCCTGGCAGACCAACTCGACGCCCTCGAAAGAGAGGTACGCACTTCATGAGCGCCCCGACCCCCGAGACCGCTGATCACTCGGACGACGCACGCGCCTCCCTGGAGGCCCTGCGCACCGAGATCGCGAAGGCCGTGGTCGGCCAGGACTCCGCAGTCACCGGACTTGTCGTCGCCCTGCTCTGTCGTGGCCACGTCCTCCTCGAAGGAGTCCCCGGCGTCGCCAAGACGCTCCTGGTCCGTGCTCTGGCCGCATCCCTCGAACTCGACACCAAGCGCGTCCAGTTCACCCCCGACCTCATGCCCAGCGATGTCACCGGCTCGCTGATCTACGACGCGCGGACCGCCGAGTTCTCCTTCCAGCCGGGTCCCGTCTTCACCAATCTGCTGCTCGCCGACGAGATCAACAGGACGCCGCCGAAGACCCAGTCCTCGCTCCTGGAGGCGATGGAGGAGCGCCAGGTCACCGTCGACGGCACTCCGCGCCTGCTCCCGGAGCCCTTCCTGGTCGCCGCTACGCAGAACCCCGTCGAGTACGAAGGCACATACCCCCTGCCCGAGGCACAGCTCGACCGCTTCCTTCTCAAGCTGACCGTGCCGCTGCCGTCGCGCGAGGACGAGATCAACGTCCTCGCCAGGCATGCCGAAGGCTTCAATCCGCGCGACCTGCGGGCCGCAGGCATCCGCCCGGTCGCCACATCCGCCGACCTCGAGGCCGCCCGAGCAGCCGTCGCCAAGACCTCGGTCTCCGCCGAGATCGCGGGCTATGTCGTCGATATCTGCCGTGCCACCCGTGAATCCCCCTCGCTCACTCTCGGCGTCTCCCCCCGAGGCG includes:
- a CDS encoding AAA family ATPase — its product is MSAPTPETADHSDDARASLEALRTEIAKAVVGQDSAVTGLVVALLCRGHVLLEGVPGVAKTLLVRALAASLELDTKRVQFTPDLMPSDVTGSLIYDARTAEFSFQPGPVFTNLLLADEINRTPPKTQSSLLEAMEERQVTVDGTPRLLPEPFLVAATQNPVEYEGTYPLPEAQLDRFLLKLTVPLPSREDEINVLARHAEGFNPRDLRAAGIRPVATSADLEAARAAVAKTSVSAEIAGYVVDICRATRESPSLTLGVSPRGATALLSTARAWAWLTGRDYVIPDDVKALALPTLRHRIQLRPEAEMEGVTADSVITAILAHVPVPR
- a CDS encoding DUF4350 domain-containing protein; translated protein: MTGAMAGATSVSPTSRQIWTRSRGVLLVLGILIVAGFVIAVVRSGDEHGRLDPRSADPNGSRAVAELLKARGVSTRVVTTLDEATAAAGPDTTLLVVTPDLLTGRQQDALRTAMDSSGGRTMLVAPGPPSVGTLAPGVTADRPAPVSARDPQCAFPAARRAGSVDIGGERYATDETAGTDACYLSDGLPSLLRINDAADGDTVLLGSPDLLYNERLAKEGNASLALQLLGSRPHLVWYLPSPSDGSAAGDDATGDDRGEAAGESGIGGLIPSGWLWGTLQLAFAAVLAAVWRARRLGPLVTERLPVAVRASESTEGRARLYRKANARDRAASALRQATRTRLAPLLGVSAADAHSPDALLPAVSAHLHDGDRDLRALLFGPAPADDAALIRLADQLDALEREVRTS
- the mtnA gene encoding S-methyl-5-thioribose-1-phosphate isomerase, whose amino-acid sequence is MADQYVQTRDGEESPRLASLRWDELPEGPVLVLLDQRRLPAEEAELVCTDVPALVQAIRTLAVRGAPLLGIAGAYGVALAAARGYDVAEAAALLETARPTAVNLGYGVRRAAGAYEEAVGKGADAQEAAAAVLAVARELHREDAEASERMAQHGLVLLDELLPGGSHRILTHCNTGRLVSGGEGTAFAVALAAHRTGRLRKLWVDETRPLLQGARLTAYEAARSGMSYTLLTDNAAGSLFVAGEVDAVLIGADRIAADGSVANKVGSYPLAVLAKYHHVPFIVVAPTTTVDLGTAHGASIEVEQRSGREVTEMPVSRAAEQEAEAGGLPLAPLGTQAYNPAFDVTPPELVTAIVTEEGTVSPVTGAGIAELCARLRR
- a CDS encoding DUF4129 domain-containing protein, whose product is MSITGGTTTARVMFRANDDVPVDIPRVPAREAAERELSKPMYHENDPNLVERGLDRFWEWLGGIFDAAAGAAPGGPLGLVVIVLIVIALVAALWWRLGTPHRTLTTGDALFDDRPRSAAQHRETAESHAAAGRWSQAVQERMRAIVRSLEERALLDPRPGRTADEAAADAGRPLPAHADALRAAARTFDDVTYGGRTADQQAYLRLRDLDADLERAKPQLSTTAQGAAE
- a CDS encoding DUF7544 domain-containing protein, whose amino-acid sequence is MNDTPGWASPGSSPSDGRDSGTPGPADAPDASSKWSKEQPPAGRWAPPTAQGGGPVPPAGGPGWGSGPQRGGWGQPPAAKPGVIPLRPLGVGEILDGAVSTLRAHWRTVLGITITVSVITQICDILIQRYLLPQPPATNPDASPEEALRQAMDQLNATVIGLAPVTAITLIATLFTTALLTVVISRSVLGRPVTLSEAWREARPRLLQLLGLTLLLPLIAAVVMTVGMLPGLLLGSGGGVALAVLGGFAGAVVTLWLMVQFALASPALMLERQGVIQSMRRSAKLVRGAWWRTFGILTLTLLLTFLVSMIIAIPFSLIAYAVDGDGISGLFSGSVPEFGWPFLIITGIGAVIASSITYPISAGVTVLLYVDQRIRREALDLELARAAGVPGYGSTSAGADTSRS